In Nonlabens agnitus, the DNA window GAAGAGCTCAAGGAAAAGCAAGTTGCATTTGAAAAAGTAATGGAAGACGCACCAGCCCCAAAACCCAAGAAAAAACCCACCGATGAGGACATAATCAACGAACTGGTAAAAATGGGTCGCACAGAAAACATCGGTCGATCTACCTTTCGTGATTTAGGCGTGAAAGTAGCGCTAGGTTGGGAGACGATTATCGGTAAGTATCGAGTGACCAGGACGAGTGTGTTCAGGTATCGGTATGAGATTGAGAGGATATAATCGACAAAATGTTTGATAACTTTGTGTATAAGGTGTTCATATTGATTCATTTAGCTGAAATTCAGGAAGATGAAAAGCACTTTCTTAGTGATGAAATACTGATCTGATAAGAAAATCCGTTATATTTGTATTGAAATTACGATATACTTTGAGTCAATTTGATCACATAAAAGAGATAGCAAAATACGGTCTGGAAAACGACCGTGAACAATTATTGTCTGCTCTTAATGAATTAGTTGAACACTCAAAGAAGACCAAAAAAGTAAATTTTGCTATTCAATTACAGTCTATAGTAAAGGAATCCATACGTCAACAAAGTGCAAATAACTTGACCAAAGTTGGTTCTGATTCCTACCATCAAAGAATAGATGATCGTGATATTCAAGAATTAATTCTTGAAAAAGTAACTTCTGACTATACTCTTGAGAATATTGTTGCTGATGATTCTGTTATGCAAGAATTAGAGCATTTTGTAGAAGAGCATAATAAAATAGATTTACTTCAGCGATTTAATCTTCCTGTTTCTAATAAATTACTTTTACACGGTCCTTCTGGATGTGGTAAAACATTAGCTTCCTATGTGATTGCTGGCGAATTAAAAAAGATGATGGTTGTCGTTAATTTGGGAGCAATAGTTTCATCTAAATTAGGAGAGACAAGTAAAAACCTTTCTAAGATTTTTAAAAAAGCATCACTTGAGAATTGCATCATATTTTTAGATGAATTTGATAGTCTTGGAAAAATAAGAGATTATAGTCAGGATCACGGCGAAATGAAAAGAGTAGTTAATACTATCCTTCAATTATTCGATTATTTACCTCAGAGCAGCATTGTTATAGCAGCTACAAATCAAAAAGAAATGCTCGACACAGCCTTGACTAGAAGGTTTGATAGTATTATTGGGTTTTCTTTACCTAATAGAGAGCAAATCAAGAGTCTTGTTGAACTGACTTTGAATAAAAGTGGATTTACCTTCAGCAATAAAGCAGCGGCTAGTAAGATAATGACTCAAAGTAAAGGGTTATCTTACTATAGCATCCAAAAAACTTTAATGACTGCAATTAAGAGAAGTTTATTTAAACAGAATGACAAGTCGACCAAATCGATTACAAAGATCGACACTACCATCTGGAAAGAACTTGTCGCATCAGAAAAAAAGTCATTACAAGTTTAAATTTCTCCTTCTAAGTCTATCTCATTTTCAATATTATTTATGATCTCTAGGTTATTAATAGCTCGCAGTTCGTCATAGAGTCTACCTGTACTATTTCTAACAGTTTCTTCAATTTTTAATACCAAAGAAAAATTATATTCTGTTGGATAGTTTTCCACTTGCGAAGGCATAATCTGATTGGATAATCTGGATTGTACTGCAAGCTTTAATACTTGATCTTCATCTCTCAAATGTTCAAAGTTAATGTTGAACTCAATTTTTTGAACATTACTATAGGGAACTGGGTTTTTCTTTGCTCTTGCAGATTGAGACCAGGTTTGACCAGTTCGTAGTTTGCTATTAAGATCTTTGTCTTTACTATTTATTTGATCTGAAGTATGATTTCTAAACACACTGAAAGCCATATGTATTGGGCAATATGTAAGTTGATTATGCTGTAACGGTAAAAAACTAAAACACAATGTACCAGTCACTTTTAATATTCCTCTTTTCTTACCTAAATCGGCTGTTACTAGATACTCGGGAAAGTTGATTGGGTAAATCTTTTGTTCATCAGAGTTTATGGTATCTTCCAAAATTAATGTTGCGCCATTCTCGTTTGAAAACAATGCCTTATCTATATCTGTTACGCCATAACCAGCAGTTCTATTTAAAAGTAGATTTACATTTTCTGGATAAATCGTACGTTCTAAACTAGCACTATTTATAATTAACGCTTTTATTGTTTGAGCATTAATTTCAGGGTAGACAATTTTCAGTTTTGCAGCTATATTTGCAATTAATGGAGCGGAAAGGCTAGTGCCGACTTCTTTCATATAACCTCTCGCTGGATTATTTGAAAGAACGGAAATAGCAGCATTATCCATAAAATCAATAGTATTTGGTCTGTAGAAACCATAATCTCCTCCACTTTCAATTACGTCTGGCTTAAACAGATTTTTGTTCTTTTTTGTTGGCGGATATATTGCTGCCAAATCTGTAGCATCCTTGCGAGAGAAAATTGTAGGATACTCTTTGCCCATACTTATTCCATTAAACGCACCGTCGTAAAGTCCATCAGCCGCAGCTCCTACGGTCATATTATTCATTGAATCTGCTGGAGTACTCAGATTAGTACTGTCATTATTAAAATATTCTAAATCATAATCAGTATTCTCGTTTTTGGACATATCATTATTGCCCGTGCTTATGAAAATTAGACTATTTGTTTCGTGAGCAAACTTGTCAAGTTCAAATGTGTAGTTAGAAAAAGGTTGGTTTTTATGTTTAGGGTCAGTATAGCAAATTGTAAGGACAAAAATCATCATTCCAGGGTATTTGTCTTTCGCATCTCTTAATAGTTTGATAACCTTATTTTCAGACAGATAACCACGTCCATCTGCTAAAAGCTTTATTGATAATAGTTTTGCATCTGCATTTACTTCTCCTTGAAATTCATTTTGATGATTATATTTTCCGAGCGAAGCCAAAGCGCCAACCATAGTGCCGTGCCCATCTCTATCATATGTATCTATAAGTGGACTTCCATCTAGTGAAAAACTGTCATCATTAATTGTAATAGAAGCTAATGGAGTTTCCATACTGATGCCGGTATCTAAAATACCTATAATGGGTAAATCTTGATCCGAGTTTGCTATTTCAAAACCAGCACCACGTTTAACAACATTGTAAATACCTGGTCTAACAACTCCTGTTAACGAGGATGTAGCACTTTCAATAATATCAAAATTTTGAGCTATTACAAATAATTGTGCAGCAGTCACATCATATAGCTCTATTCTATTTACTTCTCTGTCAATCGTGTGACTAATTTCTTGTTCAATTAAATAAGCTTCTAGTGCATTAATTATTTCATTTTCTAAATCGGTATTTGCAGGTAACTCAATGGTTTTAAGCATCACAACATTACCTAGTCTTTCGGTGTCTAATTGAATAATATCAGCAGAAGTGAGCAATTCAAAATGTTTTACATAGAGAACATATCGCGAAGGTATTTGTGCTTGTGCATTGCGCGTTCCTTTTAAAATAACAGCTTGTACACTTGCTATGAAATTGGCGAATTTTTCTCGATCAGCTATTGCAAAGAGACCCTTTCTATTATACTCAGTAAATCTTACACCTTCAAGCCCAAAAGTATTATACCACTTTTCATAATACTCTTCAAGATGAAATTGCCCCATAAACTCTATCTCAACATAATCAACATTATGGGGAACGTCTATGGAAACATCTCTAGCCTCAATTTTTGCCACTACATCACTTTCATAGTTACGCAAATCTCTTCTAAATACACGGGCCATATAATTATAATTGGGCTCACGCGTATTTTCTTCATCGGTAGATGCAAATCCATAATTGAATTTAACAGCACCTGATTCCTGCATTTGTCTTTCTGGGATAATTCTTAAATGATTTTTATTTGGCATAAATTTTCTTTTAATAATAAACTCCTCTTTTCCCTAACATTAAGTAAAGAGACTTTATATTTTCTATGATTTCAAATAAGAAATCTGGGTTGTCAAAATATAGAAAATACATCGTCATAAAATCATCTTTACTTTGCATTTGAAATCTACCTTTTGAAAGAGCTTTTAATTGATTTATTTTTTTCTTGTCGTCAGTAAAAAATGTGGTCTGATGGTGTACAATTCTATTACGCAATGTCCTTAGCTTGCAGAAAAAATCGAGTTCATCATTAATGAATTTCAATTCAATCCCAGCATTGTTCTTTAAAAATGACTTAACATAATCTAAACCTCCTTTTTCTGGGAAATGAAAATCACTAGGATCTTCTAAATCTTTATTTGAGTAATACATCTCACAAGAACCAACAAGTGAACCTTCTATAAATGAAAACAATTGTACAATAATCGATTCTCTAAATCGTTGCGCAAATTCATGATCAATCTCGTGCATTTTTGATGCATACTCATCACTCACAATCCAGCTATCGTTCTCGTTGTTTAATGAGTTCAGGTGCTTCTGTTGATATTCTTCAGCTTTGTTATCAAGATACTCTTCGGTAAACTTAATATATCTTATATAAGGTTCTAATGTTAAGTTGAGTAAATACAAATGATGATCTTTTTTGACATCTTCTCTATTTAACTTAGGAAACATACTTGTATCATAAATCTTCAACTTACTTATATCGACTTCATCTCCACCCATTCTCTACAATCCTTATCTCTTCGTCACTCAATCCATACAGCTCATAAACCTTTGCATCTATTTGTTGCTCCAGGGTGTTGATTTGTGATTGCAGGTCTTGTGCTTTTTTCTTGTTTTGCCCGAAGAGGTCTAGCCATTCAAGCTGATATGTTTTGTTAATTACTGTGACTGTTTGTTTCTCAGTAATAATGGCACCGTCTGCCTTGCGATTATTTTTCTCGTTTTTATACTCTGTAGTTAGGTTCTATTTGGGCTTAGGATTAATGGTATAATCGAGCACGTTTACAAAGAGTTCTGTAAGAAAGGTAGCCTGTATTTGCTCCTCGTTACTCTTGTGCATATTTTGCTGTATCTCAAGGTAGAGAAAGAATTTAGTGTACTTGCGATATGCCTTATCCACTGCGTTTGTGTCCTGTTGTGCAAGATATTTTTTGAGTACAAATGTCTGGAATAATGCCATTTAGTGCTATACAAGGTTGTTCAGTTCCTAAAACTAACAAAGTTTACAAGCTATTCATCTTTATTTCTGATTTTGTTTTCAGTACGCTTTCGCGAAAGCGGAATAAAACTGAATAGATTGCTCATTTGAAGTACTATAATTTTAATAACTCTGTCTCTTCAGCCAAATATGAGAGTTGGAATTGCCTAAGATCAAAATCGTCCAGTTGCATATCAAATTGGGCTTTTCTTGTAAGATGGTTTGCATTAGCATCTCTTGCTTTTTTCAGTAGATCTGGCAATGTTGTTTGACCAGTCACAATAACATTTATGACTAAGTCCCAGGTATGAATATCCATAATAACTACATTTTCTGGTGGCAACTGGATGTTATCAACGCTATTTGCGTACCTGTCTTTTGTAAACTGATAAAGTTCTCTGTAATCTGACCAGAAGATATGCTTATGCGTTATTACGATTCCCCAATTCTCTTGATCGGGATTTAAAAATTTTGATACAGGTAGCATTTGAGCATAATAAGCCTTCAAAAGTGAGTCTTTATATGATGAGTACACGTAATCGTCTGTTGGATTGATTGATGCTAATGGTTTAGGCTCAATAGCTTTGCATTCAAGTAAAATATTATCATCAATCAAAAAATCTATGACTTTGTGCTTCGCGGGAAGAGATCGTTTTAACTCACTCTCAATTTTGTAATTAATATTTATTTCGTCCAATCCTAACTGAATATATTTTTCAAATCTTGCTCCAAATTCTGTTGTAAACTTTGGATCGTTGATCTTCATATAATCGTAGATGTAATAGTTTGCAGTATAATTGAAAACTGATGGATGCACAATACGCACAGAATTTTCAAACCATTGAAATGGAAATAATGTGAGAAATGAGTGTTCCATCATCTCATATTTTGTAGCATTAGTTCCTTTCCATTTTTTAGCTTCTTTTGCTGCGGTCAATGGCGTTATCATTAAGAGGTTAATGAACCGTTCGGTTTGTATCTTCCCAAAGATTTCAGACATACTATCAAGTATAGGTTGACTTACGTAGCCCGTAATTTTTGTGTTGGGAAATTCTGATTGTTTCATTTGAGCGTACAACCACATACATTGTAATATTTTTAAAAATTCTGTAATAGACAGACCAGTTTTCTTTTTAAAAGAGGCTGAAATGTCATACCGCGATTTTAGAATTTTATATAACTTTAATTGTGTGCTAAAACGCTCCTTATGTACTGCGGTTTGAAGATAAAACTGCTGATAATGTAGTATCGCAAAGGCTCGATGAATTCCTTGAGATTTCATATAGTTTGAAATATGATCGGGATCAAATTCCATAATAGCGTCAAAAAGTGTTCGAAAAGCTTTGGCAGTTAATGGTTTTACCGGTTTGGTTCTTGTACCGTACAAATAAGTCCATTTCATTATCGTGAGTGGAACCCATAAAGCTTTGGGTTTTTCGATTTCAATATCAAAATAGTTGTAACAAGCCTTTAACAAAGCAACCATTTCGTATGAGTTTATTTCTCGTTTAAGTTCTTCAATGGTTTCTAACTTCATTTTATGCGGTTTAATTGAATAGGTCTGTCAAACAGCAACATTATAGTAAAATTTCCATAATTTACTAGGATACAATTAACAAATCCCTGAAAACTCTCTTTTGGTAGTTTGGCTCGTGAGAATCAATTCACAGACAGATGAAAAAAGAACAGCCTGATTATAGCGATTTACAGCACAGTGTAGATACGCTTATAAGAAAATTTGGACTAGTTAAGACCATAGAAGTCATCAATAATCTTTCTGGAAATGCCCAGCTTAAATCCAGCGATACCCAAAAGGTAAAACTGCTCGTTTTGTAAATTATCTCGCAGAGCATCCAAATTTTTGATCTTCAAGAACAGGAGTTTTACACCTGCACGATTCAAGAATACCGTGATGCCAGGATGGCGTGTTATTTCTTACTGAAGAAATATACTGATACCAGTTATGCTAAGATAGGCGAGAGTTTTAAGCAGTCTAAGCGAGCTGTGATGTACAACTACCATAAGTGCGATGGAATCTTTTCCATCCCAAGCTTCTACAAACCTTTTGTAGCCAATCTTCAAGTTCTGGAAAACAATGTGGTCAACTTTATCGCAAAACTCAATTAGAATTTATGAAAGAAGAAATAGCTCAAGAAGTTAAGGACGTCCTTACCAGCACCAGAAGAAATCACGTTTGAAAGTATTCAGGGCGAAGACAGTAGTCCGCTCAACCAACCTGTGATAGAAAAAGATATCGGTGGCGATCGACCAATAGAAAATGATCCCAAAAAGCAAAAAAGCTGGAACGTTTGGAAACCAGACCGACCGCACCAGATGCCAGAAGAACCTGTGACACCATCCAGCGAGCAACCAGAGTTCCGCAAAACGGTAGAAGAAAATGTTGCACAAGAAAAAAGCGAGCAACCACTAGATGACTGGCGCCAAAGGACAATCGATGATCGGTGCATTATGTACCGTGCGTCATAAAGGAATCGACATTGTGCTCACGCATCAGTCCGTAGCAAAAATTACTACATCAGAATGGCAAAACTGTACGTGGTTGCGCTTACACCATCAGGCGGATGATGTGACGCGCTATCGAGAACGTATCCCAAAATATCAAATGGTACGTATTGGGCAGCTCATTGTAGATGAACAATACGAGTTATGTTCTAATGCCTTTGCTATGGGCAAGATCATAGAACAGGAATATAAAATCCAGAAAAGTTTCTTTGTTTATATCAATATGCGAGAGCAGCGTATACGTGGTTGGAGCCGTGCAGCGTTTATACGTGCCTGTAAAAAATTTATCGACCAGGAAGAAAGCCGTAAAGTAAAAATGCTACCGAATGAAGAAGATTTTGACGGCAACAATATTTACAAAACAAAGAACGATGCCATTGTAAAATTGATTTCAGATAAGTTGCGTTATCAAGAGGATGGAATGGTTGGGCCTATGTAATTTTAATCAATCTTTTCAAAGTATTTCTTATAAACATAGCCAGTTTTTGGCTCTCCTGTTTCATTATCTATATAATAGATTAGCAGATACTTATGCAAAGTTTCGATAACACTTACAGATTGTCCCTTTTTAACCAGACCTTTTTTGGCTGCTCGTTTTTTATTACTAATTCTTAAATTGACGTTAGTAGTTGCTCTTCTTTGTCTGGTTATTTCCTTTAGAATTTTGTCTAATTTGATTTCAGTTTTTTTCTGGGTAGCAACAGTTTCATTTCTGAATTTTTCCAGTAATTCTTTATTACTCAATTTTTGAGAGTCGCCATAGAGAGTGAATATCATTACAATAAATGAAATGATACCCATTAGATTATTTACAAAACTTATTACTTTTTCTGATTTTGTTTTGTTTTTTATCGCTATTAGCTCCTCAAGAACCTGATTTTGGTACTGTTGAAATACCTCAATAGATACATAATTACTTGGAGTAACTTGAAGGACTTTTGCCTGCGATGCAATCACTTCAGTCACTTCCTCAACAAGATCATATTCCTCTTCAGCTACATCAAGGTCATCAAATGAAATATTCTTCAAAAAATCTGTAGAAATTCCTCTCAGTGCAACTTCCATAGCATTCAATGGCTTCACATAATTTTCAGCATACATTGATGACAAAGATGATAAAGATGACAAGCGCTGATTGAGCAAGGCGTGATTGGATATAATGCCATCCATCTGATTTTTAAGTGGATTGTCTTTATACCAATCTAATAGCGGTGCGATTCCAGATGCCACTTTAGAAATAGAATTCATCGATTCAATTCCAGGATGTTGGTGCATTGATTTAAGGATATCTAAAGCACCACCAAATGTCGCAATATTTGTAGGATACTGAATGCGTTTAGTCATTTCATTTACCCAATCTAAATTTGCAATACTACCCATCGCTGCTTCTATAGCTTTTTGGCTTGTATTTATATTTTTGAATTGATCTAATGGGTTCATATTGATATTGAGTTAATGGGTAATAGATATTGAGTTTGTTTAATTTATGACATCTCCCATTTAATTTCTCTCACACGATTCTTAATAGTTTTAAGAGATTTCAAGACCTCTTCATCAGCAGGTAATTTGCCAGTAAGCAACTCTTTGAAAGAGCCGTTGTAAGTTGGTTTTATTTTGCTCCAAACGCCTTCAAGATCTTCAAATATGAGTGCTTTGCTTGGGTGTTTTGATAGCCACTCCTTATCATTAGGTATTGCTTTGTCATCATCTTTCCCTACTTGATTGAGCATTGCAGAAAAGTCTTCACTTGCTAGAAAATCTTGTATCCGCTCTAACTTTAATAATTGGTGCAAATCATAGGTGTGTCTTACTTTATCTGCCAAGTCTTTCAAAGGGTTTTCGGTATATGAAAATCGCACCAGACTTATCACTTTCTCACAAAAGGTACGCTCAATATCTAGCGCAACTACTTTAAAAGGTTCGAGCTCGTATTTAGTTATCAGATCCACATTTCCTGTACTGGCAATCAAACCGGTAATCATCGAGTGTATTTCGATCGTACTGCTGGGATGCGGGCTTCCATAGCTTGAGACTTCAACCACAATCTCGTCACGGACGTGGCCAAAGGCGCCATCCATTCCGCTTTTATTATAACT includes these proteins:
- a CDS encoding AAA family ATPase, with product MSQFDHIKEIAKYGLENDREQLLSALNELVEHSKKTKKVNFAIQLQSIVKESIRQQSANNLTKVGSDSYHQRIDDRDIQELILEKVTSDYTLENIVADDSVMQELEHFVEEHNKIDLLQRFNLPVSNKLLLHGPSGCGKTLASYVIAGELKKMMVVVNLGAIVSSKLGETSKNLSKIFKKASLENCIIFLDEFDSLGKIRDYSQDHGEMKRVVNTILQLFDYLPQSSIVIAATNQKEMLDTALTRRFDSIIGFSLPNREQIKSLVELTLNKSGFTFSNKAAASKIMTQSKGLSYYSIQKTLMTAIKRSLFKQNDKSTKSITKIDTTIWKELVASEKKSLQV
- a CDS encoding S8 family peptidase, with the translated sequence MPNKNHLRIIPERQMQESGAVKFNYGFASTDEENTREPNYNYMARVFRRDLRNYESDVVAKIEARDVSIDVPHNVDYVEIEFMGQFHLEEYYEKWYNTFGLEGVRFTEYNRKGLFAIADREKFANFIASVQAVILKGTRNAQAQIPSRYVLYVKHFELLTSADIIQLDTERLGNVVMLKTIELPANTDLENEIINALEAYLIEQEISHTIDREVNRIELYDVTAAQLFVIAQNFDIIESATSSLTGVVRPGIYNVVKRGAGFEIANSDQDLPIIGILDTGISMETPLASITINDDSFSLDGSPLIDTYDRDGHGTMVGALASLGKYNHQNEFQGEVNADAKLLSIKLLADGRGYLSENKVIKLLRDAKDKYPGMMIFVLTICYTDPKHKNQPFSNYTFELDKFAHETNSLIFISTGNNDMSKNENTDYDLEYFNNDSTNLSTPADSMNNMTVGAAADGLYDGAFNGISMGKEYPTIFSRKDATDLAAIYPPTKKNKNLFKPDVIESGGDYGFYRPNTIDFMDNAAISVLSNNPARGYMKEVGTSLSAPLIANIAAKLKIVYPEINAQTIKALIINSASLERTIYPENVNLLLNRTAGYGVTDIDKALFSNENGATLILEDTINSDEQKIYPINFPEYLVTADLGKKRGILKVTGTLCFSFLPLQHNQLTYCPIHMAFSVFRNHTSDQINSKDKDLNSKLRTGQTWSQSARAKKNPVPYSNVQKIEFNINFEHLRDEDQVLKLAVQSRLSNQIMPSQVENYPTEYNFSLVLKIEETVRNSTGRLYDELRAINNLEIINNIENEIDLEGEI
- a CDS encoding nucleotidyl transferase AbiEii/AbiGii toxin family protein, with protein sequence MKLHEYQEPFRNAIRAAADHYGIAEIFIEKDYWVTFALKQIFTNPTSKDITVFKGGTSLSKCYKIIERFSEDIDLVIITTEEEGSNAIKKKLKLVTEAVAEPLTYVPDHLIENKKGKIRKLVYSYNKSGMDGAFGHVRDEIVVEVSSYGSPHPSSTIEIHSMITGLIASTGNVDLITKYELEPFKVVALDIERTFCEKVISLVRFSYTENPLKDLADKVRHTYDLHQLLKLERIQDFLASEDFSAMLNQVGKDDDKAIPNDKEWLSKHPSKALIFEDLEGVWSKIKPTYNGSFKELLTGKLPADEEVLKSLKTIKNRVREIKWEMS